From one Lycium ferocissimum isolate CSIRO_LF1 chromosome 7, AGI_CSIRO_Lferr_CH_V1, whole genome shotgun sequence genomic stretch:
- the LOC132065205 gene encoding pre-rRNA-processing protein ESF2 gives MGEKDLEIEEISTARGEEQRGDEAKTEVRKVKKKKKSFKEGVKVEKHGVCHVSRVPPRMDHVKLRQVLSQFGEIQRIYLVPEAAAAQMNRKRAGGFRGQAFSEGWIEFTKKSVAKRVANMLNGQQMGGRKRSSFYYDIWNVKYLSKIKWDDVTDEIAQRHAVREQKLALELSAAKRERDFYLTQVDKSRALSSIEERMKKKQKVQQESGVISDFPSEQFAPKVIRQFSQKKPVADEAGKIKPKLSKDVLAGVFGGQ, from the exons ATGGGTGAGAAAGATTTGGAAATTGAGGAAATAAGTACAGCACGTGGAGAAGAACAGAGGGGAGATGAAGCTAAAACAGAGGTGCGAAaagttaaaaagaagaaaaagtcttttaaagaaggtGTGAAGGTGGAAAAACATGGAGTTTGTCACGTAAGTAGAGTACCACCTCGTATGGACCACGTGAAACTTCGACAGGTTCTTTCTCAGTTTGGAGAAATTCAGAGAATATATCTTGTACCTGAAG CTGCTGCTGCTCAAATGAATCGGAAACGGGCAGGTGGGTTCCGAGGGCAAGCATTTTCAGAAGG ATGGATTGAATTTACGAAGAAGAGTGTTGCCAAGAGAGTCGCAAATATGTTAAATGGTCAACAGATGG GTGGAAGGAAAAGGTCATCATTCTATTATGACATTTGGAATGTCAAATACTTGTCTAAAATCAAATGGGATGATGTTACTGATGAAATTG CACAAAGGCACGCAGTTCGTGAGCAGAAGCTAGCTTTGGAGCTTTCTGCTGCTAAGAGGGAGCGTGATTTCTACCTTACACAAGTTGATAAATCTCGCGCTTTAAGTTCTATTGAAGAACGAATGAAGAAG AAGCAAAAGGTGCAACAGGAATCTGGGGTAATTTCTGATTTCCCAAGTGAACAGTTTGCGCCAAAGGTGATACGACAATTTTCCCAGAAAAAACCTGTGGCAGATGAAGCTGGAAAAATCAAGCCTAAGCTGTCTAAGGACGTTTTAGCCGGA GTATTTGGCGGTCAATGA